GTGCGCCCCATGGGGCAAGTCCCATACGCACCCTACTTTTTGGGACCCATAAAATACCAGAGGACCAGACCAAGCAAAGGTAAAACAACAATCAAAACGATCCAGAGAACCTTGGTGCCGGTGGTGGCATTGCTCTTGAGTACCTGCAGAATCGCCCAGATATCCAGAATGAGAATGATTAAACCTATTCCCCGATACATGTCTCCCTCCTTTGTGCCGTTGCCATGGTTTCATTTCCCCGCCCTTCCCCGTTCACAGGGCGAATCCTTTTCATCGGTTGTGTTACCCCGGACGGCCCGTGATCGTACGCAGCCCCCCTATTAGGAACATCAACGCCCATAATGGGCTGTAAACTTTGCTTCGCCAAGCTTATGGCCGTGCAGCATGTAACCGACCAGGGCCGCGGAAGCATCGGCGGGCAGCTCCAGCCTGTCCACCTTTAACGCGAATACGGTAAAGACGTAGCGATGGGCCTTATCCCCCTGGGGGGGACAGGCCCCGCCGAAACCGGCCGTTCCGAAATCCGTCCGTCCCTGAACCGACCCGGGCGGCAACAGCGTGCCCTGGCTGTCTCCGGCCCCTTCCGGCAGTTCGTGCACCTGGGCGGGGATATTGTACACCACCCAATGCCACCAACCGGAACCGGTGGGCGCGTCCGGATCATAAACAGTGACGGCAAAACTCTTCGTCCCGGCCGGCTCGCCCGACCACTTCAAGGCCGGCGAGATGTTCCGCCCGGCACACCCGAAGCCGTTAAAAACCTGGTCCGAAGACAGGACCGAGTCGGGTTTGATCGTGGGACTCATCAGAATAAACGGGTCCGCCGCAAGGGCGGGTGACGCAAAAAGGATCAAAAGAAGAACACAGATCCGGGCTGGACGCGCTATGGCGCAGCGCCACGGGGATATTTTCGACAACCTCTGCTTCATCATGCCTCCTCCCTTCAGAATATATTAAAAACCACGTGATAATAGATTGTGCCGTTGCGGCTGTCAATGCCTGATCATCTCAAACACCCCCGTCCGTCCGCTTTGGGGATATAGCCCGGTTGAACTCCCCGGAACACGTCTTTTGATTTTCTTCCATCAGAACTTGATTATTTGAAAATATTATTATACCGATACAGGTACTTACCTCAGAGGAGGATACCATGAAGGTTGGCATCGGCTACACCAACAATCACGATGCGTTCGTATCCGGTAAGATCGCCGCGGAAGCGGCCCTGGCAGGGGGAAAAATCGAGAAACCCGCTTTCATCCTCGCCTTTTCTCATCATCAAGTTGACGCCGAAGCGTTTTTCCGGGGATTGAGGACTGTTGTCGGGGCTGGGCCACCGATTATCGGCGGTTCCGCCGTGGGCGTCATTACAAATGACGTCGTTTCTTACGAGGGTTTTCCCGCCGGCGTGGCGGTCCTGCAATCGGATGGGCTGGATGTGGAAATCGCCTGCAGCGGTGACCTGGATCTGGATGAAAGACGGGCAGGCAAGCGACTGGCGGACAAGCTGGTTCACAAGGCCGATGGAAAACTTCTGCTCATTTTTTATGATTCCGTCAAAACCCCTCCGACCGCGTCGATGCCGCCGGTCATGAATGCCTCCCCCCCTCTGATTCAAGGACTCGAGGAGGGAATGCCGTCGTCTGTCCCCATTCTGGGCGCCGGTTTGGTCGGGGATTTTGCATTCAATCCCCCCAAGCAGTTTAACGGCTACGCCGTGGCCGGCCAAAATGCCGTGGGCGCCCTTTTCTCAGGGGCCTGTCATCATTACTATCAGATCATGCATGGCATGACCCCCCTGGACGGTATCCGCCATACGATCACGAAAATGGAGGGAGCCCTCATTCACGAAGTCGATGGGCGGCCCGTCGCCGAAATGATCGACGCGATGTACGGAAACCAAAACTGGCGGGAACAGAGCCCCGTCAGGCGGCTCGCCATCGGAATCGATCATGGCGATCCATACGGGGATTACAGGGAAGAGAATTATGTCGGCCGCTTGATCACCGGGGTTTTGCCGGATGGGAAAGGGATCGCCATGTTTGAGCCCGACCTCGATGTGGGAACGGAATTTCTGTTCATGCTGCGCGATTCCGGTAAAATGATGGAATCAGCCGCGAAGAATTGCTCTGACCTGATCCGGAGAATTGCAAAGGACGGTAAAAGACCGGTTTTTGGATGTTATATCGACTGTGCGGGAAGAACCGCCCTCGCCTCGGATACCCTCCATGAAGAATCCGATATCATACGCGAGCATTTTAATCGCATACAGGTTCCCCTGTTGGGTTTTTATTCCGGTGTGGAAGTGGCCCCCTTGCTCGGTAAAAGCAGGGGGCTGGACTGGACCGGTGTTCTGTGGGTGATGGCGGAAGGGTGAGTATGTGATGGGTGAGACAGAAGAATATCCAACGGCGGAGCCTGAGCCTGATAAGGAAAAGAGGCAGATTGCCTTTTTCAAGCGCCTGTCGCAGGAAGGCGGCAAACGTCGCCTGCGGGAAATCGAAGCCCTGTCCGAGCTCATCGGGGAGCTCAAAAAAACCCAGAAAAAGCTCGAAAAATCCCGGCGGTACATGTCGGAGATCATCGATTTCCTGCCGGATGCCACGTTTGTAATCGATAAAACGGGGAAGGTGACCGCCTGGAACCGGGCCATGGAAACCCTGACTGGCACCAAAGCGGAAGAGATGATCGGCAGGGGCGGTCATGAATACGCGCTTCCCTTCTACGGGGTGAAAAGACCGATGCTCATCGATCTGGTTCTGTTGCCGGATGGAGCCGTGAACAATCATTACGGGGATTTCGGAGAGATCAGTAGCCAGGAATCCGTCCTGACCGCCGAGAGGTATTTCCCTGAAATCCACGGAGGGAAGGGCGCATATTTGTTAGCCAGGGCCAGGATACTCCGCGATGTCGACGGCGGCGTGGCGGGAGCGATTGAGACCATCCACGATATTACGAAACGCAGGCAGACGGAGCAGGCCCTGCGGGAAAGTGAAGTCAGGTATCGGAACATTTTCGAAAACACCGGCACGGGCATGCTGATCGTGGAAGACGACATGACGATTTCCTTCGCCAACGCCAAGCTTGAAGAGATGATCGGTTACAAACGCCGGGAAATCGAGGGGAAAAAGAAATGGACGGACTTCGTCCACCCCGCCGACCTGGAATGGATGATCGAACAACATGCACGGCGGCGGAGCAATCCCGAACTGGCCAGGAAAAACTACGAATGCCGGACGGTACACGGAGACGGACAAATCCTGGATATCTATTTGAGCGTGGACATGATCCCGGGTACACGCAAAAGCGTCGTATCCCTCATGGACATCAGCGAACGCAAAAGGGCGGAGGAAAAGCAACGGGACCTGGAAAAGCGCCTGCAGCGGTCGGAAAAAATGGAGGCCCTCGGTTTGCTCTCCGGCGGCGTGGCCCACGATCTCAACAACGTGCTGGGTATCCTGCTGGGTTATTCGGAACTCCTGACCTTCCATATCGACGAGACGAGTCCGCTGAGACCCCATGTGATGAATATTTTAACGGCGGGCAAAAGGGCCGCGGCCATTGTGGACGACATGCTGACTCTGGCCAGAAGAGGCGTCCAGTCCCGTGAGGTCCTCAGTCTCAACACACTGGTGCGGGATTTTCTCGGAACGCCGGAATGCAAGGGCATTCTCGCTTTTCATCCGGGCGTACGGATTGCGACCGACCTCGACGAGGCGCTCCTGCATATCATGGGATCGCCGCACCATATCGGCAAGGCCATGGTGAATCTTGTCTCCAACGCGGCAGAGGCCATGCCGGGCGGCGGCGTGGTGACGATTGCCACGGCCAATCGTTACATGGACCGGCCGGTCCAGGGGTACGATGAAATGGCCGAAGGGGACTATGTCATCCTGACCGTTTCCGACACGGGGGGGGGGATTTCACCACGGGACATCGCCCACATCTTTGAACCCTTTTATACGAAGAAGGTCATGGGACGGAGCGGAACGGGCCTGGGCCTCTCCCTGGTCTGGGGCACGCTCAAAGATCATAACGGATACATCGATGTTCAAAGCGCGGAAGGAAATGGAACCGTCTTCACCCTGTACTTCCCGGCAACGCGGGAAGAGCCGGCCGGCGCTCACGCTCCGCTCCCTATGGCGGATTACGCGGGTGCGGGGGAAACCATTCTGGTGGTGGATGACGTACAAGAACAGAGGGAACTGGCGTCCCGGATCCTGGAACGCCTGAATTACCGGGTTGTGACGGCGCCCAGTGGTGAAGAAGCCTGCACCTACCTGCTGGATCACCGCGTTGATCTGGTTCTTCTGGATATGATCATGGAATCGGGTATGGATGGCCTCGACACCTATCGGAGGATTCTCGAGATCCACCCCGGCCAAAAGGCGATCATCGTCAGCGGTTTTTCCGAAACGGACCGGGTGGGACAGGCCCGGGGGCTCGGTGCGGGCGCCTACGTCAAAAAACCCTATACTCTTGAAAAGCTCGGCGTGTCCGTGAAAAATGAACTGGCCCGACAGGTCCCGCAGAAAGCGGCCGGGAAACCCTGACGCATCGCCTTGGTTCCTCCCCGTCGGCAAACGGGAAATACCCCCTATACGCAACAGCCCCCCGCGGATCCGTGCGGGAGGCTGTTACACCTTGGTAATAAACCGGTTGTCTCTGTGTTTTCTTATTCCCCTCTCGCCGCTTTGGCTTCATCATCCTTCAAAAGGATCATGAGCTGGCCGCAACAGGAAAGTTTACCGTTTCCCGTCTGAAGAACTTCCACGACATTGCCGCACATGGTGCACTTGTAAACCTGGTTTTTTTCCGTCATGATGATTATCCTCCTTGCCTTCTTTCTCCGGTCGGGTCGCGCCGATTATTCATGAATGCCCGCCATGACAGCACGGCGGTTGCGTGCCCGGCCGGATTCGGTTTCATTCGTATCTTCCGGAGCCATTTCACCATATCCTTCGGCGAGGATCCGGGCTGCGTCAATTCCGTGTTTCACGGTCAGATAGTCCCGAACGGCTTCCGCCCTTCGCAAAGACAGTTCCGCGTTGTATCCTTTCGTTCCGATGTTGTCCGTATGACCGACCACCAGAATCACCGCCGTCGGCATCCGTTGCCGCAGAACGCCGCCTATCTCGTCCAGTACGGGAAAGCCTTCGGGCTTGATCACGGCCCGATCGAAATCAAAATAGACGATCGGCCGTACGCCGCCGGGCAGATAGTCCGCCAGTTCGAAACCCTGCTGCTGCCCGGTCGGTTCGGCTTTCGGCGCAACCACAGGGGGCGGGGCGTCCACCTTCCGATCGTTCAGCGCCATAAGCCATTGACGGGCGTCTTCGTGACCGAGTCCCGCTGCGGTGATCATATCGGATTTGGCCGCTTCGTTGTTTATGACGAATGCGTTGACAAGACCGCGTTCATAATAAGCTTCAGCGTTTTTCGGCAACAGGGCGATGGCCGAAGAAAAATCGTCGATCGCCTCCCGGGTGGCCGATATTTCATAAATCCGATACGCCTTCCCCCGGTGCAGGTAGGCATCAGCATAGGTTGGATCGAGCCTGATGGCTTCGGTAAACATATCGATCGCTTCCCCGTAGGCCTTCTGGTTCTCGTAGGCAACACCCTTCCGGAAGAAATCCCTTGAGCTGAACGGAGCGGCAAAACCCGTTTGCCATGACAAAAGAAGAACCAACAGAATCACCAAGCAACCGTATGTTTTTTTCATGATTCACCTCATCCTCGTGGAATGTTTGATCCAGGCCGTTCTTCATCGTACTTGACGGCCGTCATTATATGAAGAAGGGTATAGCGTGTCAAGAATATAAAAGTGACCGGATTTGT
This genomic window from Deltaproteobacteria bacterium contains:
- a CDS encoding desulfoferrodoxin FeS4 iron-binding domain-containing protein, coding for MIMTEKNQVYKCTMCGNVVEVLQTGNGKLSCCGQLMILLKDDEAKAARGE
- a CDS encoding OmpA family protein; translated protein: MKKTYGCLVILLVLLLSWQTGFAAPFSSRDFFRKGVAYENQKAYGEAIDMFTEAIRLDPTYADAYLHRGKAYRIYEISATREAIDDFSSAIALLPKNAEAYYERGLVNAFVINNEAAKSDMITAAGLGHEDARQWLMALNDRKVDAPPPVVAPKAEPTGQQQGFELADYLPGGVRPIVYFDFDRAVIKPEGFPVLDEIGGVLRQRMPTAVILVVGHTDNIGTKGYNAELSLRRAEAVRDYLTVKHGIDAARILAEGYGEMAPEDTNETESGRARNRRAVMAGIHE
- a CDS encoding PAS domain S-box protein, coding for MGETEEYPTAEPEPDKEKRQIAFFKRLSQEGGKRRLREIEALSELIGELKKTQKKLEKSRRYMSEIIDFLPDATFVIDKTGKVTAWNRAMETLTGTKAEEMIGRGGHEYALPFYGVKRPMLIDLVLLPDGAVNNHYGDFGEISSQESVLTAERYFPEIHGGKGAYLLARARILRDVDGGVAGAIETIHDITKRRQTEQALRESEVRYRNIFENTGTGMLIVEDDMTISFANAKLEEMIGYKRREIEGKKKWTDFVHPADLEWMIEQHARRRSNPELARKNYECRTVHGDGQILDIYLSVDMIPGTRKSVVSLMDISERKRAEEKQRDLEKRLQRSEKMEALGLLSGGVAHDLNNVLGILLGYSELLTFHIDETSPLRPHVMNILTAGKRAAAIVDDMLTLARRGVQSREVLSLNTLVRDFLGTPECKGILAFHPGVRIATDLDEALLHIMGSPHHIGKAMVNLVSNAAEAMPGGGVVTIATANRYMDRPVQGYDEMAEGDYVILTVSDTGGGISPRDIAHIFEPFYTKKVMGRSGTGLGLSLVWGTLKDHNGYIDVQSAEGNGTVFTLYFPATREEPAGAHAPLPMADYAGAGETILVVDDVQEQRELASRILERLNYRVVTAPSGEEACTYLLDHRVDLVLLDMIMESGMDGLDTYRRILEIHPGQKAIIVSGFSETDRVGQARGLGAGAYVKKPYTLEKLGVSVKNELARQVPQKAAGKP
- a CDS encoding YbhB/YbcL family Raf kinase inhibitor-like protein; its protein translation is MSPTIKPDSVLSSDQVFNGFGCAGRNISPALKWSGEPAGTKSFAVTVYDPDAPTGSGWWHWVVYNIPAQVHELPEGAGDSQGTLLPPGSVQGRTDFGTAGFGGACPPQGDKAHRYVFTVFALKVDRLELPADASAALVGYMLHGHKLGEAKFTAHYGR